Proteins encoded in a region of the Bartonella taylorii genome:
- a CDS encoding TIGR00282 family metallophosphoesterase — protein MRFLFLGDIVGTTGCRAVFEQLPQLIKKWQLDFVVVNGENASHGFGITQETYQDLLMVGVDVVTTGNHAFSCQETLRYAHESDRFLRPANFPKDTPGKGSGIFTAKNGARVLVANLLGNAFMPCKVDDPFETAEKILCACSLMEQADAIIFDFHAETTSEKQCLGHFLDGRVSVIVGTHTHIPTADAQILECGSAYMSDAGMCGDYNSSLGMDKEEPLHRFLYKTKQDRFEPACGPATLCGLAVELSNRTGLAEKVSAVRIGPHLKPEVPDFW, from the coding sequence ATGCGTTTTTTATTTTTAGGTGACATTGTCGGAACAACGGGCTGTAGGGCTGTTTTTGAACAACTTCCGCAACTCATCAAGAAATGGCAGCTTGATTTTGTTGTGGTGAATGGTGAAAATGCGTCTCATGGTTTTGGCATCACGCAAGAAACTTATCAAGACCTTCTCATGGTAGGTGTTGATGTTGTGACAACGGGTAATCACGCTTTTTCATGCCAAGAAACATTGCGCTATGCCCATGAAAGCGACCGTTTTTTACGTCCCGCCAATTTTCCTAAAGACACTCCAGGAAAGGGTTCTGGTATTTTTACCGCAAAGAATGGAGCGCGTGTTCTTGTTGCCAATCTTTTGGGGAATGCTTTTATGCCGTGCAAGGTAGATGATCCATTTGAAACGGCTGAAAAGATTCTGTGCGCTTGCTCTTTGATGGAACAGGCAGATGCGATTATTTTTGACTTTCACGCAGAAACGACAAGCGAAAAGCAATGTCTTGGACATTTTCTTGATGGTCGTGTGAGTGTGATTGTAGGAACGCATACCCACATTCCTACAGCTGACGCACAAATATTAGAGTGTGGCAGTGCTTATATGTCGGATGCGGGAATGTGTGGAGATTATAACTCGTCGCTTGGAATGGATAAAGAAGAACCCTTACACCGTTTTCTTTATAAAACGAAGCAAGACCGTTTTGAACCAGCATGTGGTCCTGCCACCCTTTGCGGTTTAGCAGTGGAACTTTCAAACCGCACGGGTTTAGCAGAAAAGGTCTCGGCAGTACGAATTGGTCCTCACTTAAAACCTGAAGTTCCAGATTTTTGGTAG
- a CDS encoding toprim domain-containing protein: MSTIFEIKQQLIAQAGAIAEMLLPQGHKRGNDWIIGNTRGEAGKSLSVCLSGEKAGLWYDFAEGKGGDLLDLWCEVKGISLSQALEEARATLNLTRPKPFMAPRHSYRPPPVPTGSTPQNLVKTYLHKERHIPLEILKRYRIGEDGEKIIFPFYKPDGTLALVKERLAQAGAKPKPTAAQCEPILFGWQALCPTNHAPTTAQHAFSSTNRTIVITEGEIDALSLAAYGYPALSVPFGGGSGGKHNWIENEFDHLEPFETIFLATDMDKPGEEAAREIASRLGRHRCYRVHLPRKDANDCLTAGIDTDTIKAAFLSAKSFTPEGLRHASDYKDQVIRLFWPEPEQHLGYTVPYPKLNGKLYFRPAELTLWSGASGAGKSQLLSDCIPHWISQKSRLCLASLEMKGEQSLRRLTKQTGGLEHPTREMIERILHFLDDGLILYEHVGKSSVDTLLDVFDYCRARYGCDQFIIDSLMRLGISSDDYAGQEQAVYKMVDWAVLNAVHIHLVAHARKGGLDKDIPGTEDIKGASEIGANAFNIITIWRNRSLEDKIFAASLKQEKVELAKRPGVIMNIAKQRSGDFEGKIGLWFDPQTYRYRCSSERPLTPRRYLER; encoded by the coding sequence ATGAGCACGATTTTTGAGATAAAACAGCAACTTATTGCACAAGCAGGTGCAATAGCAGAAATGCTACTTCCACAAGGGCACAAACGCGGCAACGATTGGATTATAGGCAACACGCGTGGTGAAGCGGGAAAAAGTTTATCAGTATGCCTGAGCGGAGAAAAAGCAGGGCTTTGGTATGATTTCGCAGAAGGAAAAGGAGGTGATCTTTTAGACCTATGGTGTGAAGTCAAAGGTATCAGCCTTTCTCAAGCGCTAGAAGAAGCCCGTGCCACTCTCAATCTGACGCGTCCAAAACCCTTTATGGCCCCTCGTCATTCTTATCGACCCCCACCGGTTCCCACAGGTAGCACGCCACAGAATTTGGTAAAAACCTATCTCCACAAAGAACGCCACATCCCCCTTGAGATTTTAAAGCGTTACCGCATAGGAGAAGATGGAGAAAAAATCATCTTTCCCTTTTATAAACCCGACGGCACCCTTGCTCTCGTAAAAGAACGACTAGCACAAGCGGGAGCAAAACCAAAACCAACAGCAGCACAATGCGAACCGATTTTGTTCGGCTGGCAAGCTCTTTGCCCCACCAACCACGCACCCACCACCGCACAACACGCTTTTTCTTCGACAAATCGTACAATTGTCATCACTGAAGGAGAAATTGATGCACTTTCCTTAGCCGCCTATGGATATCCAGCACTTTCCGTACCGTTTGGAGGGGGAAGCGGGGGCAAACACAACTGGATTGAAAATGAATTTGATCATTTAGAACCTTTTGAAACCATTTTTTTAGCCACCGATATGGACAAACCGGGTGAAGAAGCAGCACGTGAAATTGCCAGCAGGCTTGGCCGTCACCGCTGCTACCGTGTACACTTACCCCGCAAAGATGCGAATGACTGTTTAACCGCTGGAATTGATACAGACACCATAAAAGCAGCCTTTTTGTCAGCGAAAAGCTTTACACCAGAAGGATTACGGCACGCCTCAGACTATAAAGATCAAGTCATAAGGCTGTTTTGGCCAGAACCTGAACAGCATCTTGGTTACACGGTCCCCTATCCTAAACTCAACGGCAAACTGTATTTCCGCCCCGCAGAATTAACACTATGGAGCGGCGCAAGTGGTGCTGGAAAAAGCCAACTGTTATCAGACTGTATTCCCCATTGGATCTCTCAAAAGAGCCGCCTTTGTTTAGCCTCACTGGAAATGAAAGGAGAACAATCGCTGCGCCGTTTAACAAAACAAACAGGAGGCTTAGAACACCCCACAAGAGAGATGATTGAGCGGATACTTCATTTTTTAGATGATGGGCTGATTCTTTATGAACATGTTGGCAAATCGAGCGTAGACACATTGCTGGATGTCTTCGACTATTGCCGCGCACGCTATGGCTGCGATCAATTTATTATCGACAGTCTCATGCGCCTTGGCATCTCTTCAGATGACTATGCCGGACAAGAACAAGCAGTTTATAAAATGGTTGATTGGGCTGTTTTAAACGCAGTACACATTCATCTTGTTGCCCATGCACGCAAAGGTGGTTTGGATAAAGATATCCCCGGTACAGAAGATATTAAAGGCGCCTCAGAAATTGGTGCCAATGCCTTTAACATCATCACCATTTGGCGCAATCGCTCATTAGAAGATAAAATTTTTGCCGCATCCCTCAAGCAAGAAAAAGTGGAGTTAGCCAAACGTCCCGGTGTGATTATGAATATCGCCAAGCAACGTTCAGGTGATTTTGAAGGAAAAATCGGTCTTTGGTTTGATCCACAAACCTATCGCTATCGCTGTTCCTCTGAACGCCCATTAACGCCAAGGCGTTATCTTGAACGCTAA
- a CDS encoding transcriptional regulator, translating to MNIDGWRQRLNAAFEKSGRSKRSISLAAGKGAGYLHSILAEGKEPTIESLARICHEINISMNYILYGEGASFEDKEFIDLISKLSPEERQAILTLLRRPPGEASE from the coding sequence ATGAATATTGATGGTTGGCGTCAAAGATTGAATGCAGCATTTGAAAAAAGTGGACGGTCAAAGCGATCTATTTCTCTCGCAGCCGGAAAAGGAGCAGGGTACCTCCATTCCATTCTCGCTGAAGGGAAAGAGCCAACAATTGAGTCACTCGCGCGGATTTGTCATGAAATTAATATCAGTATGAATTATATCCTTTATGGGGAAGGTGCAAGTTTTGAAGATAAAGAATTTATAGATCTTATTTCAAAGCTTTCTCCTGAGGAAAGACAGGCGATTTTGACTCTTTTGCGGCGACCACCTGGCGAAGCATCAGAATAA
- a CDS encoding 5-formyltetrahydrofolate cyclo-ligase has product MKQSTKPPQSTSSLRAQLRKSGLSRRDALSAQERATFSQHACSHLIKTLEEKGEDFSRMILAGYWPIKSESDPRPLFDAIALRGGSLALPAVLDSTTMVFRAFSHDTVLEPMRFGTLGPSVENAVVIPNFIIVPLSAFDSQCHRLGYGGGYYDRAVEALEKQGHRLNLLGLGFSCQEVESIPHAEHDLVVQGIFTEKGFLKR; this is encoded by the coding sequence ATGAAACAAAGCACAAAGCCTCCACAATCGACTTCATCGCTTCGCGCACAACTGCGCAAGAGCGGTTTATCCCGTCGTGATGCTCTTTCGGCACAAGAACGTGCTACTTTTTCGCAGCACGCCTGTTCCCACCTGATAAAAACCCTTGAAGAAAAAGGGGAAGATTTTTCGCGCATGATTTTAGCAGGCTATTGGCCAATCAAATCGGAAAGTGATCCCCGTCCTTTATTTGATGCTATAGCGTTACGCGGTGGAAGTTTAGCACTACCAGCAGTGCTTGATTCCACCACCATGGTTTTTCGTGCATTTTCACACGACACAGTGTTAGAGCCAATGCGCTTTGGCACATTGGGACCTAGTGTAGAAAATGCCGTTGTTATACCAAACTTTATTATTGTTCCCCTTTCCGCGTTTGACAGCCAATGCCACCGCCTTGGCTATGGGGGGGGATATTATGATCGTGCAGTTGAAGCTCTTGAAAAACAAGGGCATCGGCTTAACTTACTGGGCTTAGGCTTTTCATGTCAGGAAGTTGAATCCATTCCCCATGCAGAACATGATTTAGTCGTGCAGGGAATTTTTACAGAAAAGGGTTTCTTAAAACGCTAA
- a CDS encoding MATE family efflux transporter has product MFFVMKQLLFLGMPLAIGFISQMMISFTDAALVAHLGVQALSGTMLALSMFSFVMLLGLGIVTAVAPKLAQSFRRQDRYALKAWFDQGIWLSLLIGMTSAIILLNTRNILCFLGQDGAIANIAQEYNNGAAIGVVFFYLYVNSRGLLSAIGNPKPLTWVMLAAIPINFLISWPLIFGIGPANGLGVFGAGIASSLIRILIVMAAAIILARNSAFHSFPLNYLRPKLEISRLIKLLRVGLPIGIRILIAEGFPSIIAFMITAYGVEALAAHTIGMRLDMLISVVALGISSAAATIAAWYRADGNNMALKQLRMSVTVFAVAYVLFLSGVVYLSYGFILTTIFDISEDSVVVFSWELFPLVLLSFAFGTLGAMLNGILVGLLDTFWSTIVVAISYWGIGLFGGALMAHFFEYGFIGYWLGMIGASLIVSIFNYMRVSYLIKRNPMFGAE; this is encoded by the coding sequence ATGTTTTTTGTGATGAAGCAATTGCTATTTCTTGGCATGCCACTGGCTATTGGGTTTATCTCTCAGATGATGATTTCCTTCACAGATGCAGCGCTTGTAGCGCATTTAGGCGTTCAAGCCTTGAGTGGTACAATGTTGGCTCTGAGTATGTTTAGTTTTGTTATGTTGTTAGGGCTAGGTATTGTTACCGCGGTTGCACCAAAACTTGCACAAAGCTTTCGCAGACAAGATAGATATGCATTAAAGGCATGGTTTGATCAAGGAATATGGCTTTCCCTTTTGATTGGAATGACGAGTGCGATCATTTTACTCAACACGAGGAATATCTTGTGTTTTCTAGGCCAAGATGGAGCAATTGCCAATATAGCGCAGGAATATAATAATGGTGCTGCTATAGGGGTGGTATTTTTTTATCTTTATGTGAATAGCCGCGGATTACTATCAGCAATTGGTAATCCAAAGCCCTTAACCTGGGTTATGCTTGCGGCTATTCCTATAAATTTTCTTATCTCTTGGCCACTTATTTTTGGTATAGGTCCTGCAAACGGATTAGGTGTCTTTGGTGCTGGAATTGCAAGCAGTTTGATCCGTATTTTGATTGTTATGGCAGCGGCAATAATTCTGGCTCGCAATTCTGCTTTTCATTCCTTTCCCTTAAATTATTTGAGACCAAAGTTAGAAATTTCACGACTAATAAAATTGCTGCGAGTAGGATTACCCATTGGTATACGTATACTTATTGCGGAGGGTTTTCCTTCTATCATTGCATTCATGATTACGGCTTATGGGGTCGAAGCTTTAGCTGCGCATACGATTGGGATGCGTCTCGATATGCTTATTTCCGTGGTGGCTTTGGGAATTTCCAGCGCAGCCGCAACAATAGCAGCGTGGTATAGAGCAGATGGAAATAATATGGCTCTAAAACAGCTGCGTATGAGTGTCACAGTTTTTGCTGTAGCTTATGTCTTGTTTTTATCAGGAGTTGTTTATCTCTCTTATGGATTTATCCTTACAACCATCTTTGATATTTCTGAGGACAGCGTTGTTGTTTTCTCTTGGGAATTGTTTCCACTCGTCTTATTGTCTTTTGCTTTTGGCACTTTAGGAGCTATGCTCAATGGCATACTTGTGGGCTTGCTTGATACGTTTTGGTCAACAATTGTTGTCGCAATAAGCTATTGGGGGATAGGCTTATTTGGGGGAGCGCTCATGGCGCATTTTTTTGAATATGGCTTTATTGGCTATTGGCTTGGCATGATTGGCGCAAGCTTAATCGTTTCTATCTTTAATTATATGCGCGTGAGTTATTTAATAAAACGCAATCCTATGTTTGGGGCGGAGTGA
- the murA gene encoding UDP-N-acetylglucosamine 1-carboxyvinyltransferase produces MDSIQIIGGKELTGTIPISGAKNAALPLMIASLLTEETLTLENIPHLADVELLIRILNNHGVGYAVDGQEVHHDCVYSRTIHFTAQKIATTRAPYELVKKMRASFWVIGPLLARCGEALVSLPGGCAIGTRPVDFILEGLKTLGAHIAIESGYVRAKAPKGLKGAYYHFPKVTVGGTHVMLMAATMAKGVTVLDNAACEPEVANLIRTLNAMGARIAGEGTTTLTIEGVKKLNGAKIHVIADRIEAGTYAMAVAMTGGDVFLKNANPNHLTKVLKVLQKTGLNIQIEPQGIHIKRNPKQTKIMPVDIKTGPYPAFPTDLQAQFMALMTRAQGTARITETVFENRFMHVQELTRLGAQIKLNGQTATVFGTDNLQGAPVMATDLRASVSLVIAALAAKGETIVNRVYHLDRGFERLEEKLARCGATIQRITV; encoded by the coding sequence ATGGATTCTATTCAAATTATTGGTGGGAAAGAACTTACAGGGACTATTCCTATCTCGGGGGCAAAAAATGCTGCGTTGCCTTTGATGATTGCGTCACTGCTCACTGAAGAAACGCTCACTTTAGAAAATATTCCCCATCTTGCTGATGTGGAATTGCTTATTCGTATTCTCAATAATCATGGTGTTGGATATGCCGTCGACGGACAGGAAGTTCACCACGATTGTGTATACTCAAGAACTATCCATTTTACCGCGCAAAAAATAGCTACAACACGTGCACCCTACGAACTGGTGAAAAAAATGCGCGCAAGCTTTTGGGTGATCGGACCCTTACTTGCACGCTGTGGCGAAGCTCTTGTCTCTTTGCCTGGAGGATGCGCTATCGGAACAAGACCTGTCGATTTTATTCTTGAGGGACTCAAAACTTTAGGAGCCCATATTGCTATCGAAAGTGGATATGTTCGTGCTAAAGCTCCAAAAGGATTAAAAGGTGCTTATTACCATTTTCCTAAAGTCACTGTCGGGGGAACTCATGTTATGCTCATGGCTGCTACAATGGCAAAGGGTGTAACCGTTCTTGATAATGCTGCTTGTGAACCAGAAGTCGCGAATCTTATTCGAACCCTCAACGCCATGGGGGCAAGAATAGCCGGTGAAGGAACAACAACTCTCACTATTGAGGGGGTGAAAAAACTCAATGGTGCTAAAATACATGTCATTGCGGATCGAATCGAGGCGGGAACCTACGCAATGGCTGTTGCTATGACGGGAGGAGATGTATTTCTCAAAAATGCAAATCCTAACCATTTAACAAAAGTGCTTAAGGTTCTTCAAAAAACTGGACTCAATATTCAAATAGAACCTCAAGGAATTCACATTAAACGGAATCCAAAACAAACAAAAATAATGCCCGTGGATATCAAAACAGGTCCTTATCCTGCTTTTCCAACTGATCTCCAAGCGCAATTTATGGCGCTGATGACACGAGCACAGGGAACTGCGCGGATCACTGAGACGGTTTTCGAAAATCGCTTTATGCATGTTCAGGAACTTACCCGTTTGGGTGCTCAGATAAAGCTCAATGGGCAGACAGCAACCGTCTTTGGTACAGACAATCTGCAAGGCGCACCCGTTATGGCTACGGATTTACGTGCTTCCGTCTCTCTTGTTATTGCTGCTTTGGCGGCAAAGGGAGAAACCATCGTCAACCGTGTGTATCATCTTGATCGCGGCTTTGAGAGGCTGGAGGAAAAATTAGCCCGATGCGGCGCTACAATTCAACGCATTACAGTTTAA
- a CDS encoding tetratricopeptide repeat protein, with protein sequence MRFFIFLKSLRLRGFLVFRQNSLHPFTFFLLAVVECFCLISAGYGQSPPSLPEDPPSPQLLIPLDDLLPSPSPSRPATSDSSATILEDFDLNTPPHSDRVKQRKEAEVVRLLKELKSCANVEQARKIGQQLQRLWSQSGSETIDLLMSWAENAISADNYGLALDYIDNVLALYPTYAEAWIRRAWVHIQLSDFKLAMLDLNHAVELEPRNYMAFFELGVTMEATERPKLALKAYEKALEYYPQMQKLQKRIEVLLDEQTPQPL encoded by the coding sequence ATGAGATTTTTTATCTTTTTAAAATCTTTACGATTACGGGGGTTTCTTGTTTTTCGGCAAAATTCTTTGCACCCTTTTACATTTTTTTTACTTGCTGTTGTAGAGTGTTTTTGTTTAATTTCTGCTGGATACGGGCAAAGTCCTCCTTCACTCCCTGAAGATCCTCCTTCTCCGCAATTGCTGATACCGCTGGATGATCTCCTCCCCAGCCCTTCCCCTTCAAGACCAGCAACATCTGATTCATCCGCGACCATTCTTGAAGATTTTGACTTAAACACCCCCCCCCATTCTGACAGAGTTAAACAGCGCAAAGAGGCAGAAGTTGTACGTTTACTGAAAGAATTAAAATCTTGTGCGAATGTTGAGCAAGCAAGAAAGATAGGTCAACAGCTTCAACGTTTATGGTCACAATCGGGCAGTGAGACGATTGATCTTTTGATGTCATGGGCTGAAAATGCTATCAGTGCTGACAATTATGGTCTTGCCCTTGATTACATTGATAATGTCCTTGCTCTGTACCCCACTTATGCTGAAGCGTGGATAAGACGTGCTTGGGTTCATATTCAACTGAGTGATTTTAAACTTGCCATGCTTGACCTTAACCATGCTGTCGAACTTGAACCACGCAATTATATGGCATTTTTTGAACTTGGCGTTACCATGGAAGCAACGGAACGCCCAAAGCTTGCCCTCAAAGCCTATGAAAAGGCTCTCGAATATTACCCACAAATGCAGAAGCTTCAAAAACGCATTGAAGTTCTTTTAGACGAACAAACACCCCAGCCCCTTTAA
- a CDS encoding lambda exonuclease family protein — MPIIIDCIQGTAEWKQARNGLITASLFEMVMARKKQGHKTSRYHCVMMKLAGERITGKTVDEGTTLSMRRGTELEPGARRLYGTLTHTQPECIGFVLADDRMKGFSPDAFVGTNGLLEIKTKKPEILIPHFIQKGFPAEHKAQCQGGLWIAQREWIDLMLYWPDMPPLIKRAYRDEVYIRKLESEISRFNEALEIMVQKIKCTDTGFGMRIKIVGEGNEREEGASKVRISGGLKARVGSRARARLKERAATRRGKRKGGSVQG; from the coding sequence ATGCCAATCATTATCGATTGTATTCAGGGAACAGCGGAATGGAAGCAAGCGCGCAATGGTTTGATCACGGCTTCTTTGTTTGAAATGGTTATGGCACGAAAAAAACAGGGGCACAAAACTTCAAGATATCATTGTGTTATGATGAAACTCGCTGGGGAAAGAATTACGGGAAAAACTGTTGATGAGGGGACAACGCTTTCTATGCGACGCGGAACAGAACTAGAACCAGGTGCGCGCAGGCTTTATGGCACACTTACACACACACAGCCTGAATGTATTGGATTTGTTTTAGCTGATGATCGCATGAAAGGCTTTTCTCCCGATGCCTTTGTTGGAACAAACGGATTGTTGGAAATTAAAACCAAAAAACCTGAAATCTTAATTCCTCATTTTATCCAAAAGGGTTTTCCAGCAGAGCATAAAGCACAATGTCAGGGAGGATTATGGATTGCGCAGCGTGAATGGATAGATTTGATGCTCTATTGGCCTGATATGCCACCTCTTATCAAGCGCGCTTATCGTGACGAAGTTTATATTCGAAAACTTGAGAGTGAAATTAGCCGTTTTAACGAGGCTTTGGAAATTATGGTACAGAAAATTAAGTGTACCGATACAGGGTTTGGTATGAGAATAAAAATTGTAGGAGAGGGGAATGAAAGAGAGGAGGGTGCAAGTAAGGTGCGTATAAGTGGGGGACTTAAGGCTAGAGTAGGGTCAAGAGCACGCGCTAGGCTTAAGGAGAGAGCTGCAACAAGGCGTGGGAAGAGAAAAGGAGGATCTGTTCAGGGTTAG
- the ykgO gene encoding type B 50S ribosomal protein L36: MKIKNSLKALRERHRNNRLVRRKGRVYILNKTNPRFRARQG, translated from the coding sequence ATGAAAATTAAAAATTCGCTTAAAGCACTAAGGGAGCGCCACCGTAACAATCGTTTGGTGCGTCGTAAAGGTCGTGTTTATATCCTTAATAAAACGAACCCACGTTTTAGAGCACGTCAAGGTTGA
- a CDS encoding YdaU family protein, whose product MKYANQQETPCYESSRLPYVCWYQNDFLGGVRGMRAHEIGIYTILLNEMYARGRPLELSVERLARLCGCDKRTFTNVLEMLIEEGKILNLAGGLWNKRCENVFQERAKLLEQKSFAGRSSAKKRKEINAEIQQQLNESARDDKQNLEAQKEEEKETPNGVSEKHFFSFSTTKEKRERGEIFAHLSSPLPSTKPSPLPPPQRDVTKNPPHSSREAENLSDTNVSAEALQNSSKKAKSLLIAPEKTGEFTDSDSLPLSMASIENLTSVQGNTKNTPKIRNQTKSRETTIPKGHRLPSDWQADINAAISEGLNEEQAHWQEKKFRDYWHAKSGKEALKVDWQATWRNWFRREIERIKEQQEKLATFSAHPSLTPQSSNDEALYRTLINYRIS is encoded by the coding sequence ATGAAATACGCCAATCAACAAGAAACTCCTTGCTATGAATCGTCTAGGCTTCCTTATGTGTGTTGGTATCAAAATGATTTTCTAGGGGGAGTTCGTGGAATGCGTGCACACGAAATTGGAATCTATACGATTCTTCTCAACGAAATGTACGCCCGCGGTCGTCCTTTAGAGTTATCGGTAGAACGTTTAGCGCGTCTTTGCGGTTGTGACAAGCGAACTTTCACGAATGTTTTAGAAATGCTGATAGAAGAAGGCAAAATTTTAAATTTAGCAGGTGGTTTATGGAATAAGCGGTGTGAAAATGTGTTTCAAGAGCGAGCAAAATTGCTTGAACAAAAATCCTTTGCGGGGCGTTCTTCAGCAAAAAAACGCAAAGAAATCAATGCTGAGATTCAACAACAGCTCAACGAGAGTGCAAGAGATGATAAACAAAACTTAGAAGCTCAAAAGGAAGAAGAAAAGGAAACACCTAACGGTGTTTCAGAAAAGCACTTTTTTTCTTTTTCTACGACAAAGGAGAAGAGAGAGCGGGGGGAAATATTTGCGCACCTCTCTTCTCCGCTCCCATCCACAAAACCTTCCCCACTCCCGCCACCACAACGAGATGTCACTAAGAACCCTCCTCACTCTAGCAGAGAAGCAGAAAACCTTTCTGATACTAACGTGAGCGCAGAAGCCTTACAAAACTCTAGCAAGAAAGCTAAGAGCCTTCTCATCGCACCAGAAAAAACGGGGGAATTTACCGATTCAGACTCTCTTCCCCTCTCAATGGCAAGCATAGAAAATCTCACCAGCGTGCAGGGAAACACAAAAAACACCCCTAAGATACGCAACCAAACCAAAAGCCGCGAAACAACAATACCCAAAGGGCATCGTCTTCCAAGCGATTGGCAAGCAGATATCAATGCGGCGATCTCAGAAGGTTTGAATGAGGAACAAGCCCATTGGCAAGAAAAAAAATTTCGTGATTATTGGCATGCAAAAAGTGGCAAAGAAGCGCTTAAAGTCGATTGGCAAGCCACATGGCGCAACTGGTTTCGCCGAGAAATTGAGCGGATAAAGGAACAGCAGGAAAAACTTGCGACTTTTTCCGCTCATCCCTCTCTCACACCACAAAGTAGCAACGACGAAGCTCTCTACCGCACTCTCATAAACTACCGTATATCTTAA
- a CDS encoding helix-turn-helix domain-containing protein produces MRGRSQPEGDLKVKAKNPHFNDISIGRKIRFRREMLKMSQKQLGDHLGVTFQQIQKYEKGTNRVGAGRLKEIADILDVPIAFFYSELSTKENAPYPPYHCDEGVSSKEEYLLLKNFRELKSRKQKAILWLISH; encoded by the coding sequence ATGCGAGGGCGCTCGCAACCGGAGGGGGACCTGAAAGTGAAAGCTAAAAATCCACATTTTAACGACATTTCTATCGGTAGAAAAATTCGTTTTAGGCGAGAAATGTTGAAAATGTCTCAAAAACAATTAGGTGACCATTTAGGTGTAACCTTCCAACAAATCCAAAAATACGAAAAAGGCACAAATCGTGTAGGCGCAGGGCGCTTAAAGGAAATTGCTGATATACTGGATGTCCCTATTGCCTTTTTTTATTCCGAGCTCTCAACAAAAGAAAATGCTCCATACCCCCCATACCATTGTGATGAGGGAGTATCGAGCAAAGAGGAATACTTGCTCCTGAAAAATTTTAGAGAGCTCAAATCTAGAAAGCAAAAGGCAATTTTGTGGTTAATTTCGCATTAG